A window of the Candidatus Hydrogenedentota bacterium genome harbors these coding sequences:
- a CDS encoding carbohydrate ABC transporter permease: MSKETRRRARDIALALCIGCFGTLTLVPFLFALNNSFRTNYEMDHAFFGFPENLEGLVRASAAAISGSNRVFSVLTDAGETLEVTGWDAVGHFWRASTKAYRVSWRSLRPFMINTFFVCGVTTLGVVMLGSVSAYILSRYRFYGSRAIFYFIISTMMFPAALTLVPSFIVVRNLGLLNTYWAMILPYIAGGQVFATFVFKGFFDGLPEELFESARIDGAGHFRIYLDIVLPLSKPVLSVVAIMNILGTWNNFLWPFIVNTDGRYHVIASGLYVLATANFAQDYSSLFAAYMTASIPLLILFAYATKPFVEGVTSGAFKA; encoded by the coding sequence ATGAGCAAGGAAACACGCAGGCGCGCGCGCGATATCGCGCTGGCGCTTTGTATCGGCTGTTTCGGCACGCTGACGCTCGTCCCGTTCCTGTTCGCCTTGAACAACTCGTTCCGCACCAATTACGAGATGGACCATGCGTTCTTTGGCTTTCCCGAGAACCTGGAAGGCCTGGTACGGGCTTCGGCTGCGGCGATTTCCGGGTCAAACAGGGTGTTCAGCGTCCTGACCGATGCCGGGGAAACGCTCGAAGTGACCGGCTGGGATGCCGTGGGCCATTTCTGGCGCGCTTCGACCAAAGCCTACCGCGTGTCCTGGAGGTCATTGCGGCCGTTCATGATCAATACCTTCTTCGTGTGCGGCGTGACTACGCTCGGGGTGGTGATGCTGGGCTCGGTGTCGGCATACATCCTGTCGCGGTACCGGTTCTACGGGTCGCGGGCAATTTTCTATTTCATCATCAGCACGATGATGTTTCCGGCCGCCCTGACCCTGGTGCCATCGTTCATAGTGGTGCGCAATCTCGGTTTGCTCAACACGTACTGGGCGATGATTCTGCCCTACATCGCGGGGGGGCAGGTGTTCGCGACCTTTGTGTTCAAGGGGTTCTTTGACGGTCTTCCCGAGGAGCTCTTCGAATCGGCCCGCATAGATGGGGCCGGGCATTTTCGGATCTACCTGGACATCGTGCTGCCTTTGTCAAAACCGGTGCTGTCGGTTGTGGCCATCATGAACATCCTGGGCACGTGGAACAATTTCCTGTGGCCGTTCATCGTGAATACGGACGGCCGGTATCACGTCATTGCCTCGGGCCTGTACGTGTTGGCAACCGCGAATTTCGCGCAGGATTACAGCAGCCTGTTTGCGGCGTATATGACGGCAAGCATTCCGCTGCTGATTCTCTTCGCCTACGCCACCAAACCGTTCGTGGAGGGCGTGACCTCCGGAGCGTTCAAAGCCTGA
- a CDS encoding sugar ABC transporter permease, producing the protein MNSHKGPFLGYRARFTLTCYALLACQVALLVVFVYVPVFWAFSKSFFQFEVGSDSRFVGFANYGELFVRDPTTLPSVLHMMFLTAFAVCVRLSVPLVVAKLIHSLSRERGRYLFRILFLVPVVVPGVAVQLIWAGMIYGDRGMLNELLRAAGLEQFMTGWLSNPATALVAVACVGFPWVGGFEVLIYYAGLSSIPESVTEAALLEGCTGLQKFLRIDIPMVMSQLKLILILTIIAGVQSFEGLFIMTKGGPGFKTMVPGLWMYFNAFSYQRMGYACAIGVCLFFIVFGLTVLNMRYFKSTAELEGRG; encoded by the coding sequence GTGAATAGCCACAAAGGGCCATTTCTGGGCTATCGGGCGCGTTTCACGCTGACCTGTTACGCACTGCTGGCGTGTCAGGTGGCGCTGCTGGTGGTGTTTGTTTACGTGCCGGTGTTCTGGGCGTTCTCGAAATCCTTCTTTCAGTTCGAGGTCGGCAGCGATTCGCGATTCGTAGGGTTCGCCAACTACGGCGAGCTGTTCGTCCGCGATCCCACCACGCTGCCGTCCGTGTTGCACATGATGTTTCTGACGGCGTTCGCGGTGTGCGTGCGGTTGAGCGTCCCACTGGTGGTGGCGAAACTGATCCACTCGTTGTCGCGCGAACGGGGCCGCTACCTTTTCCGGATTCTTTTCCTGGTGCCGGTGGTGGTTCCGGGCGTGGCGGTCCAGTTGATCTGGGCGGGGATGATCTATGGCGATCGCGGCATGTTGAATGAACTGTTGCGCGCCGCCGGTCTCGAGCAGTTCATGACGGGATGGCTGAGCAATCCGGCCACGGCCCTCGTGGCCGTGGCGTGCGTCGGCTTTCCCTGGGTGGGCGGATTCGAAGTGCTGATTTATTACGCGGGCTTGTCCTCGATTCCCGAGAGCGTGACCGAGGCGGCCTTGCTCGAGGGGTGCACGGGTCTCCAGAAGTTTCTGCGCATCGATATCCCGATGGTTATGAGTCAGCTCAAACTGATCCTCATCCTGACAATCATCGCGGGGGTGCAGTCCTTCGAGGGCCTGTTCATCATGACCAAGGGCGGGCCGGGCTTCAAAACCATGGTGCCCGGGTTGTGGATGTATTTCAATGCCTTCAGTTATCAGCGCATGGGCTACGCCTGCGCCATCGGCGTCTGCCTGTTCTTCATCGTCTTCGGACTCACTGTTCTCAACATGCGGTATTTCAAGTCCACCGCCGAATTGGAGGGCCGGGGATGA
- a CDS encoding extracellular solute-binding protein, with the protein MFIIAFDMASWGTYFRWASLAVVVAAGSWLLWPRSGDDSVTGIPQRRNYGGGVKHVIKFVPGPQYMPGTTPFGLGAPLRGIAEVVRDFEERFPDTRVEFVSVPGVREYLVTQLSSGNAPDIVMVNVEDVWVDVQKGWYVPLDPYLEAPNPFIREKGNPSLPGYEQWWDMFKYQAISRGKAAPDNLNYCISFDMVETGIFYNKDIFREVGVEPPETWDDWLLSMEKVKAAGYIPLLMNRDSFNDWAVDLVFDQLYCGILPGIDLVQEPVREAYLQGYLDWDELCFLFEQGFFTQKDPRYCELWKHLHDLRQYCNQNLMGTDLAREFVTQRAAMLWMPTPFTYRLTGDRQLAFEWGIFYVPQFTRKTSDYASNTPMCVIGGSGTQYEVTNSAFGDTGDPATSERLKRVMALLQFIMVPEQYERVVNEYASLLPNVVGVPVLASIQPFADILERQYTTTKWIFTFDLKFADIQARMLELYLNDGIGQEEFMRWQVDNLNTATRNLLLRKDIDMARLEKRWRELAPVREAMEGLPRE; encoded by the coding sequence TTGTTTATCATAGCGTTCGATATGGCGTCTTGGGGGACATACTTTCGTTGGGCCTCGCTGGCCGTAGTGGTCGCTGCGGGCTCGTGGCTTTTGTGGCCGCGGTCCGGCGATGATTCCGTGACGGGCATTCCGCAGCGCCGGAACTACGGTGGCGGCGTCAAACACGTCATCAAGTTTGTGCCTGGACCGCAGTACATGCCGGGCACGACGCCCTTCGGGCTGGGTGCGCCCCTCAGAGGCATAGCGGAGGTGGTGCGGGACTTCGAGGAGCGGTTTCCGGACACGCGGGTCGAGTTTGTTTCAGTGCCCGGCGTCCGCGAGTATCTCGTGACGCAGCTCAGCAGCGGCAACGCGCCCGATATCGTGATGGTGAACGTCGAGGACGTGTGGGTGGACGTGCAGAAGGGCTGGTACGTCCCGCTCGACCCCTATCTCGAGGCGCCCAACCCGTTCATTCGCGAAAAGGGCAACCCCTCTCTCCCCGGATATGAGCAGTGGTGGGACATGTTCAAGTATCAGGCGATCAGCCGCGGAAAGGCCGCGCCGGACAATCTCAACTACTGCATCAGCTTCGATATGGTCGAAACGGGAATCTTCTACAACAAGGATATATTTCGCGAGGTGGGCGTCGAACCGCCCGAGACGTGGGACGACTGGCTCCTTTCCATGGAGAAGGTCAAGGCTGCCGGCTATATCCCGCTGCTGATGAACCGGGATTCTTTCAACGATTGGGCCGTCGACCTGGTCTTCGACCAGCTCTATTGCGGGATTCTGCCGGGCATCGATCTGGTGCAGGAGCCCGTGCGCGAAGCGTATCTCCAAGGGTACCTGGACTGGGACGAGCTGTGCTTTCTTTTCGAGCAGGGATTCTTCACGCAGAAGGATCCGCGGTACTGCGAGTTGTGGAAGCATCTGCATGACCTGCGGCAATACTGCAACCAGAATCTGATGGGGACGGACCTGGCGCGCGAGTTCGTGACCCAGCGGGCCGCCATGCTGTGGATGCCGACGCCGTTCACGTACCGGCTCACGGGCGACCGGCAGCTCGCGTTCGAATGGGGCATATTCTACGTGCCCCAGTTCACCCGGAAGACCTCGGACTATGCGTCCAATACCCCAATGTGCGTAATCGGCGGCTCGGGCACGCAGTACGAGGTGACCAACAGCGCTTTCGGAGATACCGGGGACCCCGCCACCTCGGAGCGGCTGAAACGGGTCATGGCGCTGCTGCAGTTCATCATGGTTCCCGAGCAGTACGAGCGGGTGGTCAACGAATACGCCTCGCTGCTTCCCAACGTGGTTGGCGTGCCGGTGCTGGCGTCGATCCAGCCGTTTGCGGACATCCTCGAACGGCAGTACACCACGACGAAATGGATTTTTACCTTCGACCTGAAGTTCGCCGATATTCAAGCGCGGATGCTCGAGTTGTATCTCAACGATGGCATCGGTCAGGAGGAATTCATGCGTTGGCAGGTAGACAATCTGAACACCGCGACGCGGAATCTGCTGTTGCGCAAAGACATTGACATGGCACGACTCGAGAAGCGTTGGAGGGAATTGGCGCCCGTACGGGAAGCCATGGAAGGATTGCCTCGTGAATAG
- a CDS encoding SUMF1/EgtB/PvdO family nonheme iron enzyme, with the protein MKERRYTIWAALAAIVLAGAGAASQPGAAKAPTPPAGMVYVPAGAFIMGSEYGDADETPKHMSETGAYFIDKYEVSNADYQKFDPEFAFEEGRENYPASVTWHKASAYAKWAGKRLPTEAEWEKAARGTDGRTFPWGETHDATFYNWDETYPRGGSPAKPESPYGCVDMAGGAWEWTADWYKAYAGNDIPCEAYGENYKVMRGGASFNDVAMMRTTHRYYLPPDSTGGYFVGFRCVKDAD; encoded by the coding sequence ATGAAAGAGCGGCGATACACCATCTGGGCAGCTCTTGCGGCGATTGTTCTCGCGGGAGCGGGCGCGGCTTCGCAGCCGGGCGCCGCGAAGGCCCCCACGCCCCCGGCTGGCATGGTATACGTTCCGGCGGGGGCATTCATTATGGGCAGTGAGTATGGGGATGCTGACGAAACCCCGAAACACATGAGCGAGACCGGGGCCTATTTCATCGACAAGTACGAGGTCAGCAACGCCGATTACCAGAAGTTCGACCCGGAATTCGCGTTCGAGGAAGGCCGCGAGAACTATCCGGCGAGCGTCACGTGGCACAAAGCCTCAGCGTATGCAAAATGGGCCGGCAAACGCCTGCCCACTGAAGCGGAATGGGAGAAGGCTGCTCGCGGCACCGACGGGCGTACGTTCCCCTGGGGCGAAACCCACGATGCGACATTTTACAACTGGGACGAGACCTACCCGCGCGGCGGGTCCCCGGCGAAACCGGAAAGCCCCTACGGCTGCGTCGACATGGCCGGGGGCGCGTGGGAATGGACCGCCGATTGGTATAAGGCATACGCAGGCAACGACATCCCTTGCGAGGCCTACGGCGAGAACTACAAGGTTATGCGCGGCGGCGCCAGTTTTAACGACGTCGCCATGATGCGCACCACTCACCGGTACTACCTGCCCCCCGACTCGACCGGCGGCTATTTCGTAGGCTTCCGCTGCGTCAAAGACGCGGACTAG
- a CDS encoding helix-turn-helix domain-containing protein: MSNNLRQWRKARRLTQTVLAEQAGITRQSIIAIEKGRLNPSVAVALSLAALLNASVEDLFALNPAEALADEGMAAGPGKGALQVAAKPIAGEAAEMPNGEFDGEDEVPGAVWDFV; encoded by the coding sequence TTGTCCAACAACCTTCGGCAATGGCGGAAAGCGCGCCGGCTGACCCAAACCGTGCTGGCTGAGCAAGCGGGGATTACGCGCCAGAGCATCATCGCCATCGAGAAGGGCCGATTGAATCCTTCCGTTGCGGTTGCGCTAAGTCTGGCCGCGTTACTGAATGCCAGCGTCGAGGACTTGTTTGCGCTGAATCCTGCGGAGGCACTGGCAGACGAAGGCATGGCTGCCGGACCCGGTAAGGGGGCTTTGCAGGTTGCCGCCAAACCCATTGCCGGAGAGGCTGCGGAGATGCCGAATGGGGAGTTTGACGGCGAAGACGAAGTCCCCGGCGCTGTGTGGGATTTTGTGTAA